Genomic segment of Pochonia chlamydosporia 170 chromosome 1, whole genome shotgun sequence:
CAGCCGATCTCTCGCTTCACGGGACTTTGCAATGAAGCCCCTTTAGCATTGATGCATATAAACTGCATATAATCCTGCTCACAGCCATATCCCTAGTAAACCATACCTCTCCAGTTTCAGAAAATACTTCGTCACGCCTACATCACTCGTTTTGAATACACGGACCGTCATCATGAAATTCTCCATTGCATTGGCTTGTCTTGCCGTTGAGGCGCTCGCTTACCAACCAGTTGTCAGAGACCTGAAAGCAATCACGGGTGTTTTggacaatgtcaagtcagaCCTTCAAAATTTGGACGCTGTCGTCAAAAAGGACGGAAACGGGAAGGACCCTGAGCCCCTTCTCAAAGCTTCCAACGCCCTTCTCCAAACCCTCAAGAAAGGCAAGACCACGGTTGATGGGTCAAGCGAGCTTGCCCTCACTGATGCTGTGGCACTAACCCAGCCGGTGCAGGATCTGACCAAGCTCGGCCAGACCCTGACCGATGATCTTAAGAGCATCCGGCCAAACGTTGAAAAGCTCGGAGAGTGCCAGGTCGTCCGCACTCAGATCTCAAGCATCAATGCCGGGTCACAGGCATTGATCAAGTCTGTAGTTGGCAAAGTTCCTGAGGAAGCTCGTGACATTGCCAACCAACTATCGGCAGGCCTCACCAAGGTCCTTGAGCAAGCTCAGGATGACTTTTCCGAGCAGAACTGCAAGGgaagcggcggcggcggtagTCCTTCTTCTGGATCCGGTGGCAGCCCTTCATCGGCACCTGGAGGCGGCTCAAGCTCTCCTCCTGAGGTTACCACAACCGCCGCCCCTGGCACCACATCTGCTCCTGGTGGAGGTGTCACATCTGCCCCTAGTACTGGTGTCACCGTTGCTCCAACTGGTACGGCTGGTACCCCCCCTGTTGTTacagctggagctgctgaGTATGCCCCAGCTGGtgccttggcctttgccaTCGCCGCATTGGTTCTGTGATGCGGCAGGTAAACATGTACTCATACACCCTCGCGGAACTCAAAGTCCGCCGAAGAGGCATGTTCAGTCAGCTTCACGAACCCAGTCGGGTTTTTGTTTAGAGGAGGTGAAGAATCGGGTTCTATTCTTTCAGTTCGGGGTGGTATGTCCCTCCGCTGGCTCACTGGCAACGAAACTAGGCCGGCACGCAAGTCGTCGGACCATTGCCAAGCCGCTTCTGCCATAATAATTGTTTTGCTGTATCCAAGCTTGCcgatgtggtgatggtcttTGGTACCAGTGTTTTAAATAGTAAGATGGGACACAAGCATCTAGAAACATGAAAGTCTTGATTGTTTAACTGCTCAATCTTTACATGCTGAAGTCAATTCTCCTTCGAATTTTTTCTCGTCGTTCGTCGTGACATGTGCTTAACCTGATTGCTTTTGAAAGACATGTTGgcatggtgtctggtctcttgATCCAAAATGTCTCGGCTAATTCCACCTCATGCCGGCAATCACACTTAACCCAACCCAAACATATGGGCGATCCACACAGATAGGCAGACCAGGGCCCCAATGGAACCAATTGGAAATGGCCCGTTTCGGGGAGGATCATCCTTCTGGGTAAGGCAAATTTCGCCGGACTAACCAAGCACGCGGAGCAAGGCAGGTAAAGTAACCAGACCAAAAGCTGGATGACACCATTAGCGTGTTGCTACGATGCCAGGTACTAAATTAGCTGCAACTCCAGACAGGTTAGCACACTTCAGGACACGGGGTGTTTGTGTCATTGGTCTGTTCCCCCATGGCTTGGTTCTCATCAGGGTTCGAGCCTTTGATCCTAGTCTTTGATTTTGACAATTACACATCGGTCACAACTTGGATGAATTGAGACACCACGTTAACAAATGTCAATTTTCCCAGTAGCTAAGAAAACAAATAAAGACACTAAAAATCTAGCAAAAATGCAGCGAGTGAATTGAAAGGCATGGGTAAGCGGGTAGTGTTGGTTGTTTCCTGCTCTCTGGCAGCAGCCAATTCCTCGGCTATGCGCAATTTTTCTGAGAGAAAGCATCCTGTGCATCATTCAAGACATCAATAAtgccttgagcttgttgttTGGCAATATTCTGAGCAGATTCTGGAACTTTGGAAATGGTTGC
This window contains:
- a CDS encoding cell wall protein (similar to Metarhizium acridum CQMa 102 XP_007813190.1), encoding MKFSIALACLAVEALAYQPVVRDLKAITGVLDNVKSDLQNLDAVVKKDGNGKDPEPLLKASNALLQTLKKGKTTVDGSSELALTDAVALTQPVQDLTKLGQTLTDDLKSIRPNVEKLGECQVVRTQISSINAGSQALIKSVVGKVPEEARDIANQLSAGLTKVLEQAQDDFSEQNCKGSGGGGSPSSGSGGSPSSAPGGGSSSPPEVTTTAAPGTTSAPGGGVTSAPSTGVTVAPTGTAGTPPVVTAGAAEYAPAGALAFAIAALVL